One segment of Oreochromis niloticus isolate F11D_XX linkage group LG8, O_niloticus_UMD_NMBU, whole genome shotgun sequence DNA contains the following:
- the LOC102076067 gene encoding scavenger receptor cysteine-rich type 1 protein M130 yields MDHLLLVLLLLWGSGVQCETGKVDLVILVDESESISNQDFLTIQRILADFIQKLNISTDAVQIGLTLFSDFPRTAWNLNTYKTKASVLRAIEDLQQTGGGTNTGVALKHILRNQFKPTVGMRPDSRKIAVLITDGKSQDNVLLPSKNLRDTGIEVYTIGVKYASLRELLSISSDPDKVYFANSFDSLQDNTFTIDFSNSVNVLDSVRLLNGSSLCSGRLQVKSNQRWSSVCEDDFDLQDAEVGCRELGCGPPSLLQGALYGEVEAPVWSREFQCGGHESALLDCRSSGSVRSSCSPGKAAGLTCSEPVRLVGGASRCAGTLEVRRGEWRPVAMEIWNLKDAAAVCGQMNCGSAVSVGNTQNSSQRSVWWVESLCVQAGYALKECASADHSSSTLDITCSDSVRLLKGSSLCSGRLQVKSNQRWSSVCEDDFDLQDAEVVCRELGCGPPSHLQGALYGEVEAPVWSREFQCGGHESALLDCRSSGSVRSSCSPGKAAGLTCSEPVRLVGGASRCAGTLEVKQGLWRSVEASGWTLKDAAVACRELDCGSAVLTGSRNASWDGPTWKIKPACVKSGSTLRECATSSQSPTVLELICSDLLVQPIISASFSSNDGDSQVQQQESSWVLKGSSFTISCSIQPQYPGGSFQLTFTSSNTTSNYTQPAVNHSAHFLFPAAEPAHQGTYSCVYRVFVFSRNFSSESRQLSLTVSDPTVFVIRLLLLLLSLLLFISAVCFSHKVTGRQEPRPQEDQELDG; encoded by the exons GTGTTCAGTGTGAAACAGGAAAAGTCGACCTCGTGATTTTGGTGGATGAGTCTGAGAGCATTAGCAATCAAGACTTTTTAACAATTCAAAGGATTCTTGCTGACTTCATCCAAAAGCTAAACATCAGCACTGATGCAGTCCAGATTG GTCTGACTTTGTTCAGTGATTTTCCAAGGACCGCATGGAACCTGAACACCTACAAGACCAAAGCATCAGTGCTGAGAGCCATAGAAGATCTACAACAAACTGGTGGAGGCACCAACACAG GAGTAGCTCTGAAACACATCCTCCGTAACCAGTTTAAACCCACTGTGGGAATGCGCCCAGACTCCAGAAAGATTGCTGTTCTGATTACAGACGGGAAATCCCAGGATAATGTACTTCTTCCCTCAAAGAACCTGAGAGACACCGGCATCGAGGTCTACACTATCG GTGTGAAATATGCCAGTCTGAGGGAACTGTTGTCGATCAGCTCTGATCCGGATAAAGTTTACTTCGCCAACAGTTTTGACTCCCTCCAGGACAACACATTCACCATCGACTTCTCTAACAGTGTTAATGTGTTAG ACTCTGTCAGGCTGCTGAATGGTTCCAGTCTGTGTTCAGGCAGACTGCAGGTGAAGTCTAACCAGAGATggtcctcagtgtgtgaagatgaCTTTGACCTGCAGGATGCAGAGGTGGGCTGCAGGGAGCTTGGCTGTGGGCCTCCTTCGCTCCTCCAGGGGGCGCTCTATGGAGAAGTGGAGGCTCCAGTGTGGAGCAGAGAGTTCCAGTGTGGAGGCCATGAGTCTGCTCTCCTGGACTGTAGAAGCTCAGGCTCAGTGAGAAGCAGCTGCTCACCTGGCAAAGCTGCTGGACTCACCTGCTCAG AGCCTGTCAGGTTGGTGGGAGGAGCCAGTCGCTGTGCAGGTACGCTGGAGGTGAGACGAGGAGAGTGGAGACCAGTGGCGATGGAAATCTGGAACCTGAAGGATGCAGCTGCTGTCTGTGGACAGATGAACTGTGGTTCTGCTGTTTCTGTAGGAAATACACAGAATTCTTCACAGAGGTCGGTGTGGTGGGTGGAGTCACTCTGTGTTCAGGCTGGATATGCTCTGAAAGAGTGCGCATCAGCAGATCACTCTTCCTCCACCCTCGATATCACCTGTTCAG ACTCTGTCAGGCTGCTGAAGGGTTCCAGTCTGTGTTCAGGCAGACTGCAGGTGAAGTCTAACCAGAGATGGTCCTCGGTGTGTGAAGATGACTTTGACCTGCAGGATGCAGAGGTGGTCTGCAGGGAGCTTGGCTGTGGGCCTCCTTCGCACCTCCAGGGGGCGCTCTATGGAGAAGTGGAGGCTCCAGTGTGGAGCAGAGAGTTCCAGTGTGGAGGCCATGAGTCTGCTCTCCTGGACTGTAGAAGCTCAGGCTCAGTGAGAAGCAGCTGCTCACCTGGCAAAGCTGCTGGACTCACCTGCTCAG AGCCTGTCAGGTTGGTGGGAGGAGCCAGTCgctgtgcaggtacactggagGTGAAACAGGGACTGTGGAGATCTGTGGAGGCCTCAGGCTGGACCCTGAAGGATGCAGCTGTTGCCTGCAGAGAGCTGGACTGTGGCTCTGCTGTTTTAACAGGAAGCAGAAATGCATCCTGGGATGGACCAACGTGGAAGATCAAACCTGCCTGTGTTAAATCTGGATCTACACTGAGGGAGTGTGCCACATCATCCCAGTCACCCACCGTCCTGGAGCTCATCTGCTCAG ACCTGCTGGTTCAGCCAATCATCTCAGCGTCCTTCTCGTCCAATGACGGGGACTCCCAGGTCCAGCAGCAGGAGTCTTCTTGGGTGTTAAAAGGCTCCAGCTTCACCATCAGCTGCTCCATCCAGCCTCAGTACCCAGGAGGCTCTTTCCAGCTCACCTTCACCTCCTCCAACACCACCAGCAACTACACCCAGCCAGCTGTCAATCACTCTGCCCACTTCCTGTTCCCTGCTGCAGAGCCCGCCCACCAAGGAACCTACAGCTGTGTTTATCGCGTCTTCGTGTTTTCTCGTAACTTCTCCTCTGAGAGCCGTCAGCTGTCTCTCACTGTCTCAG ATCCAACAGTGTTTGTCATCAgactgctgctcctgctgctgagccTGCTGCTCTTCATCTCTGCCGTCTGTTTCAGCCATAAG GTCACCGGGAGGCAGGAGCCCCGCCCACAGGAGGACCAGGAGCTGGATGGTTAA